The proteins below come from a single Serinus canaria isolate serCan28SL12 chromosome 6, serCan2020, whole genome shotgun sequence genomic window:
- the KCNK18 gene encoding potassium channel subfamily K member 18, giving the protein MATTSQPLRGKTACKKIFWAVFPHACFIVSLVIYAFLGALMFSHIESTRKVTVSEEYRKFLQRLMYLARKLPDNGTHNMTENEKFNQEIRDLFNTADPVWFINPRERWNFFGSLFFCCTVFTTVGYGNTYPVTRSGKYLCMLYALFGIPLMFLVLTDMGDILATVLSKSYNEFRKLQSKILASKLCSGSTCSKRNELKCRAQSNIVINEPLTIMEVLRSHSGVKQIKYRNVELFEMLIARENENTQPARNKSMERWSSCPELAREKTVSKVIKNFDKIGKELEKLDVPIVLMVLVIFVYISCAAAILPNWEKNMDFQEAFYFCFITLTTIGFGDTKLEHPKFFLFFSLYIIIGMEIVFIAFKLGQDRLIVLYKKVISFCAEKNIPSKKIYPK; this is encoded by the exons ATGGCAACAACATCACAGCCTCTGCGAGGTAAAACagcatgtaaaaaaatattttgggcaGTGTTTCCTCATGCCTGCTTCATTGTGTCTCTTGTCATCTATGCTTTTCTTGGGGCTCTCATGTTTTCCCACATTGAAAGTACCCGGAAGGTCACAGTAAgtgaagaatacagaaaatttcTGCAGAGGCTGATGTACCTCGCCAGAAAGTTACCAG ATAATGGGACGCATAACAtgacagaaaatgagaagtttAACCAGGAAATCCGTGACCTTTTCAACACAGCTGACCCAGTCTGGTTTATCAATCCAAGAGAAAGATGGAATTTCTTTGggtctctctttttttgctgcACAGTATTCACAACTGTGG GTTATGGTAATACCTATCCTGTGACACGGAGTGGGAAGTATCTCTGTATGTTGTATGCTTTATTTGGGATCCCCCTGATGTTCTTGGTCCTGACAGACATGGGAGACATCCTTGCAACTGTCTTATCCAAGTCCTACAACGAGTTCAGGAAACTACAGTCAAAAATTCTTGCCTCTAAACTTTGTTCTGGATCCACATGTAGCAAAAGGAATGAACTGAAATGCAGGGCACAGTCTAACATAGTCATCAATGAGCCCCTGACCATTATGGAAGTGCTGAGAAGTCACTCAGGTGTGAAACAGATCAAGTACCGTAATGTGGAACTTTTTGAGATGTTAATTGCCAGGGAGAATGAAAACACACAACcagcaagaaataaaagcatggaGAGATGGAGTTCATGTCCTGAACTAGCCAGGGAAAAGACGGTGTCCAAAGTAATCAAGAATTTTGACAAAATAGGAAAAGAGTTAGAAAAATTAGATGTGCCCATCGTGTTGATGGTGCTTGTTATCTTTGTGTacatctcctgtgctgctgctatTCTcccaaactgggaaaaaaatatggattttcaGGAAgccttttatttctgctttatcaCTTTGACCACTATTGGATTTGGAGATACAAAGCTAGAACATCCcaagtttttcttgtttttttccctctacaTTATAATTGGCATGGAAATTGTCTTCATTGCTTTTAAGCTGGGTCAAGACCGCTTAATTGTTCTGTATAAAAAGGTGATTTCATTTtgtgcagagaaaaatattccatcAAAGAAGATATATCCAAAATAA